The proteins below come from a single Stutzerimonas stutzeri RCH2 genomic window:
- a CDS encoding cobalamin-binding protein, with amino-acid sequence MRRLLLAALVSLASLPALAAERVVSLAPSLSEIMLELDAADRLVGVLDGGERPAALQSVPSVGRYGQVEMETLLSLRPDLVLLWPDSVPRSQREQLQQFGIPVLVVEQTRLERLAEQFVVVGNAVNRAEEGERLAERFRQGLVELRRKYVREQPLRVFYQIWNRPLYTLGGQQIISEAIEVCGGQNVFADLTLAAPQVSIEAVLARDPEVILAGSGAQLDEWQAWPQLSAVRDGRLLEVPDKGLERPSFQMLGAIGKLCEVMAAAP; translated from the coding sequence ATGCGACGTCTGCTACTCGCCGCGCTGGTTTCCCTGGCGTCATTGCCTGCGTTGGCTGCCGAGCGAGTAGTGAGCCTGGCGCCATCGCTCAGCGAGATCATGCTCGAACTCGATGCTGCCGACCGGCTGGTTGGCGTCCTGGATGGTGGCGAGCGTCCAGCCGCGCTGCAGTCGGTACCTTCGGTTGGGCGCTACGGCCAGGTGGAGATGGAAACCCTGCTCAGCCTGCGTCCTGATCTCGTCCTGCTCTGGCCGGACAGCGTGCCGCGTAGCCAGCGAGAGCAGCTGCAGCAGTTCGGTATTCCTGTTCTGGTCGTCGAGCAAACCCGTCTCGAAAGGCTGGCCGAACAATTCGTCGTGGTCGGCAATGCCGTCAATCGAGCCGAGGAAGGGGAGAGACTGGCCGAGCGTTTTCGCCAGGGCTTGGTCGAGCTGCGCCGGAAGTATGTACGTGAGCAACCGCTGCGGGTGTTCTATCAGATCTGGAATCGCCCGCTGTATACCCTCGGCGGACAGCAGATCATCAGCGAAGCGATCGAGGTGTGTGGTGGGCAGAATGTCTTCGCCGATCTGACCCTGGCGGCGCCTCAGGTCAGCATCGAAGCCGTGCTTGCTCGCGATCCTGAAGTCATTCTGGCCGGCAGTGGTGCGCAGCTGGATGAGTGGCAGGCCTGGCCGCAGCTCAGTGCTGTGCGCGATGGGCGATTACTGGAAGTCCCCGACAAGGGGCTGGAGCGGCCGAGCTTCCAGATGCTGGGGGCGATCGGGAAGCTCTGCGAAGTGATGGCGGCAGCGCCCTGA
- a CDS encoding retropepsin-like aspartic protease family protein: MRSIPIVFASLLLLPALAQAASMVQVVGLFPGAAVVNVDGQRKLVKVGQTGPGGVQVISADASGAVLRVDGVERHYNLSREYSGAYATPSKTQLSVAKGTGGHYWIAGAINGQPIQFLVDTGATSVAINEHQARRLGIDYRVNGRPMVVSTASGTAKAWRVHLNSVKVGAIEVIGVEAVVVEGGSPTEALLGMSFLGRVSWREEQGVLVLESKTS, from the coding sequence ATGCGTAGCATCCCCATCGTGTTCGCCAGCCTGTTGCTGCTTCCCGCTCTGGCGCAGGCCGCATCCATGGTGCAGGTGGTCGGGCTGTTTCCGGGGGCTGCGGTGGTCAATGTCGACGGCCAGCGCAAGCTGGTCAAGGTCGGCCAGACCGGGCCGGGCGGCGTTCAGGTGATCAGTGCCGATGCCAGTGGCGCGGTGCTGCGGGTCGATGGCGTCGAGCGTCACTACAACCTGAGCCGCGAGTACAGCGGCGCCTACGCCACTCCAAGCAAGACTCAGCTGAGCGTCGCCAAGGGCACCGGCGGCCATTACTGGATCGCCGGGGCGATCAATGGTCAGCCGATCCAGTTTCTCGTCGATACCGGCGCTACCTCGGTGGCGATCAACGAACATCAGGCGCGCCGGTTGGGCATCGACTACCGGGTCAACGGCCGGCCGATGGTGGTGAGTACCGCCAGCGGTACTGCCAAGGCCTGGCGCGTCCATCTCAACAGTGTGAAGGTCGGTGCGATCGAAGTGATCGGCGTGGAAGCGGTAGTCGTCGAGGGGGGCTCGCCCACCGAAGCGCTGCTCGGCATGAGTTTTCTCGGTCGCGTCAGCTGGCGCGAGGAGCAGGGCGTGCTGGTGCTGGAGTCGAAGACGTCCTAG
- a CDS encoding TonB-dependent receptor domain-containing protein, whose protein sequence is MKLSRLALAVALLPGVQVFAADAEQELPSMLITSARQAEPRAQATAANTVFTRADIERLQARSVPELLRRVPGVQVSSAGGLPSLSLRGTGTAQTLVLVDGQRIASATSGFARLDYLAIDNIERVEVIRGPRSSLYGADAIGGVIQIFTRGGKTGINPEVRLAAGSEQTFQRSLSLAAGTEQTRVHLGASLDERDGFDITRDNRGADRDNDGQRNKALHLKLDHQFDANWKTGLSLNDQRGKNEYDDANDFEPGTPQDEFRVSSYSGYLDGQLTDMWNSRLELGRSFDRNHAVGAGSAWNNTLLETTRHSAAWINRLQLSERQQLSVGGDWYEDQLDSATIFEEDSRDNSAFFAQHSFQGERFGTELGLRHDDNQQFGSHNSWNAAVSLPVGQSQRWILSYGEGFRAPTFSDLYGPPLWGPNPDLKPETSKTYELQWRADLDATQLEAALYRTDVEDMIAWGENRMGNVSQARINGFEASAARELLGWQASLGVSIIDPRDRDSGHTLARRAKRTLSIDLDRTFGTLSAGAGWHVSSARYDTIANTRELSGYGVFDLRAGWQSHPELRWEAKVNNLFDRDYALATYNRPDGTNWWDPSQNYGYREAGRTALFAVTWTPSL, encoded by the coding sequence ATGAAACTGTCCCGACTTGCCTTGGCCGTGGCGCTGCTGCCTGGCGTGCAGGTGTTTGCTGCCGATGCCGAGCAGGAACTGCCGAGCATGCTAATCACCTCGGCCCGCCAGGCCGAGCCCCGCGCCCAAGCCACTGCAGCCAATACTGTCTTCACTCGCGCCGATATCGAACGCCTGCAGGCACGCAGCGTGCCCGAGCTGTTGCGTCGGGTCCCGGGCGTGCAGGTAAGTAGCGCTGGTGGTTTGCCGTCGCTGTCGCTGCGCGGCACCGGCACCGCGCAAACACTGGTGCTGGTCGACGGCCAACGCATTGCCTCGGCCACCAGCGGTTTCGCCCGTCTCGACTATCTGGCCATCGACAACATCGAGCGGGTCGAAGTGATCCGTGGCCCGCGCTCCTCGCTTTACGGCGCGGATGCCATTGGTGGCGTCATCCAGATCTTTACCCGTGGCGGCAAAACCGGAATAAACCCGGAAGTCCGCTTGGCCGCCGGCAGCGAGCAGACCTTCCAGCGCAGCCTGAGCCTCGCAGCCGGAACGGAGCAGACTCGCGTCCACCTCGGCGCCAGCCTCGACGAGCGCGACGGCTTCGATATCACCCGCGACAACCGCGGCGCCGACCGGGACAACGATGGCCAGCGTAACAAGGCCTTGCACCTGAAGCTGGATCACCAGTTCGATGCAAACTGGAAAACGGGCTTGAGCCTCAACGACCAGCGCGGCAAGAACGAGTATGACGATGCCAATGATTTCGAACCCGGAACGCCGCAGGACGAGTTTCGGGTCAGCAGTTACAGCGGCTACCTGGACGGTCAGTTGACCGACATGTGGAATAGCCGTCTGGAGCTGGGTCGCAGCTTCGATCGTAATCACGCCGTCGGCGCCGGCAGCGCTTGGAATAACACCCTGTTGGAGACCACGCGTCATTCGGCGGCCTGGATAAATCGGCTGCAATTGAGCGAGCGCCAGCAACTGAGCGTCGGCGGCGACTGGTATGAAGACCAACTCGATTCCGCGACGATTTTTGAGGAAGACAGCCGCGACAACTCGGCTTTCTTTGCCCAGCACAGCTTTCAAGGCGAGCGCTTCGGCACCGAGCTGGGGCTACGCCACGATGACAACCAGCAGTTCGGCAGCCACAACAGCTGGAATGCCGCGGTCAGCCTGCCGGTAGGTCAGTCGCAGCGCTGGATTCTGAGCTATGGCGAAGGCTTCCGCGCTCCAACATTCTCCGATCTTTACGGACCGCCGTTGTGGGGACCAAATCCGGACCTCAAGCCGGAGACCTCGAAGACCTATGAGTTGCAATGGCGCGCTGATCTGGACGCCACTCAGCTCGAAGCAGCGCTCTATCGTACCGACGTCGAAGACATGATCGCCTGGGGCGAAAACCGGATGGGGAACGTCAGCCAGGCACGGATCAACGGTTTCGAAGCCAGTGCGGCGCGCGAACTGCTGGGCTGGCAGGCGAGCCTCGGCGTTAGCATCATCGATCCACGCGATCGGGACAGCGGCCATACTCTGGCGCGCCGGGCAAAGCGCACGCTCAGCATCGACCTTGATCGCACTTTCGGCACGCTTTCGGCTGGCGCCGGTTGGCACGTTTCCAGCGCTCGTTACGACACGATCGCAAACACCCGCGAGCTGTCCGGCTATGGCGTTTTTGATCTGCGCGCTGGCTGGCAGAGCCATCCGGAGCTGCGTTGGGAGGCGAAGGTCAACAACCTGTTCGACCGCGACTACGCGCTGGCGACCTACAACCGCCCAGACGGAACTAATTGGTGGGATCCGTCGCAGAATTACGGCTATCGCGAAGCGGGCCGCACCGCGCTGTTCGCCGTCACCTGGACTCCGTCACTGTAG
- the ribA gene encoding GTP cyclohydrolase II, whose translation MSVVFVAASQLPTPFGVFTMHGFLDQDTGKEHVALTLGDVADGKPVLGRLHSECLTGDALFSLRCDCGFQLEAALRAIADEGRGVLLYLRQEGRGIGLLNKIRAYELQDAGADTVEANERLGFAPDMRDYGICLPMLEHLGIAEIKLMTNNPRKVKALQGFGIRVAERKPLQIAHNPHNRKYLATKAGKLGHMLGEIHQGEAEQS comes from the coding sequence GTGTCTGTCGTGTTCGTCGCCGCTTCCCAACTGCCGACGCCGTTCGGTGTGTTCACCATGCATGGTTTTCTCGACCAGGACACTGGCAAGGAGCATGTCGCGCTGACGCTGGGCGATGTGGCCGATGGCAAGCCGGTGCTGGGCCGTCTGCATTCCGAGTGCCTGACCGGCGATGCGTTGTTCAGCCTGCGCTGTGATTGCGGCTTCCAGCTGGAAGCGGCCCTGCGGGCGATTGCCGACGAGGGCCGCGGCGTGCTGCTCTATCTGCGCCAGGAAGGCCGCGGCATCGGCCTGCTGAACAAGATCCGCGCCTACGAGTTGCAGGACGCCGGCGCCGATACCGTTGAGGCCAACGAGCGCCTGGGCTTCGCGCCTGACATGCGCGACTACGGCATCTGCCTGCCGATGCTCGAGCATCTGGGCATCGCCGAAATCAAGCTGATGACCAACAACCCGCGCAAGGTCAAGGCGCTGCAGGGCTTCGGCATTCGCGTCGCCGAGCGCAAGCCGCTGCAGATCGCGCACAATCCGCATAACCGCAAATACCTCGCCACCAAGGCCGGCAAGCTCGGCCACATGCTCGGCGAGATTCACCAGGGCGAAGCCGAGCAGTCGTGA
- the thiL gene encoding thiamine-phosphate kinase: MLGEFELIRHYFAAAACARAGGEVVLGIGDDCALLQLPVGEQLAVSTDTLVAGVHFPDPCDPFLLGQRALAVAASDLAAMGATPIGFTLALTLPAGDPLWLAELARGLDSMALDCSLRLIGGDTTRGPLSLTVTVFGRVPAGQALARSGAQVGDLLCVGGVLGEAAGALPLVLGQAETDADVAEHLLARYWSPQPQLALGEALRGKATAALDISDGLLADCGHIAKASGVALRIERDRLPLSEPLRRFAGEAEALRCALAGGDDYLLAFTLPPAELPALLDAGWSVHVIGQVVAGQAVQLLDAAGNEVPVSERGYNHFNA; the protein is encoded by the coding sequence TTGCTGGGTGAGTTCGAGCTGATCCGTCACTACTTCGCCGCCGCCGCTTGTGCCAGGGCTGGCGGCGAAGTCGTTCTCGGCATTGGCGATGATTGTGCCCTGCTGCAGCTTCCGGTCGGCGAACAGCTGGCTGTTTCCACCGATACCCTGGTCGCCGGGGTGCATTTCCCCGATCCCTGCGATCCTTTCCTGCTCGGCCAACGCGCGTTGGCCGTGGCGGCCAGTGATCTTGCCGCCATGGGCGCCACGCCCATCGGCTTCACTCTCGCCCTGACCTTGCCTGCTGGCGATCCACTCTGGCTGGCGGAACTTGCCCGTGGCCTGGATTCGATGGCGCTTGATTGCAGCCTGCGTTTGATTGGCGGCGACACCACCCGTGGCCCGCTGAGCCTGACCGTCACCGTGTTCGGCCGGGTGCCGGCCGGCCAGGCGCTGGCTCGTTCCGGCGCGCAGGTCGGCGATCTGCTCTGCGTCGGCGGCGTGCTTGGTGAAGCGGCCGGCGCGTTGCCGCTGGTGCTCGGTCAGGCCGAAACCGATGCGGATGTCGCCGAACACCTGCTGGCGCGCTACTGGTCGCCGCAACCGCAGTTGGCCCTGGGTGAAGCGCTGCGAGGCAAGGCCACGGCGGCGCTGGATATCTCCGACGGTCTGCTGGCCGACTGCGGGCATATCGCCAAGGCTTCGGGCGTCGCGCTGCGGATCGAGCGCGATCGGCTGCCGTTGTCCGAACCATTGCGGCGTTTCGCTGGTGAGGCAGAAGCGTTGCGCTGCGCGCTGGCCGGTGGCGATGACTACCTGCTCGCTTTTACGCTGCCGCCCGCTGAATTACCGGCGCTGCTCGACGCGGGCTGGTCGGTACACGTCATCGGTCAAGTGGTGGCTGGCCAGGCTGTGCAACTGCTCGATGCGGCGGGCAACGAAGTGCCCGTGTCCGAACGCGGCTACAACCATTTCAATGCGTAA
- a CDS encoding phosphatidylglycerophosphatase A, translating to MTDSSPVAAKPQTLVWSNPWHNLAFGFGSGLMPKAPGTWGSLVALPFVPLWQLLPGWGYLLMLGLTMLFGVWLCGKVARELGVHDHEGIVWDEFVGIWITFWLVPEGWYWMLLGFVIFRVMDIAKPWPISWVDRHIHGGFGIMLDDILAGVAAWVVMQGLVALLV from the coding sequence TTGACTGACTCCTCGCCGGTCGCGGCCAAGCCGCAAACCCTGGTCTGGTCCAATCCCTGGCACAACCTGGCGTTCGGCTTCGGTTCCGGGCTGATGCCCAAGGCGCCGGGCACCTGGGGTTCGCTGGTAGCACTGCCGTTCGTGCCGCTGTGGCAACTGCTGCCGGGCTGGGGTTATCTGCTGATGCTCGGGCTGACCATGCTGTTCGGCGTCTGGCTGTGCGGCAAGGTGGCGCGCGAACTCGGTGTGCACGACCACGAAGGTATCGTCTGGGATGAGTTCGTCGGCATCTGGATCACCTTCTGGCTGGTGCCGGAAGGCTGGTACTGGATGCTGCTTGGTTTCGTCATCTTCCGCGTGATGGATATCGCCAAGCCCTGGCCGATCAGCTGGGTAGATCGGCATATCCATGGCGGCTTCGGGATCATGCTCGATGACATCCTTGCCGGCGTCGCGGCCTGGGTCGTCATGCAGGGGCTGGTGGCGCTGCTGGTTTGA
- a CDS encoding AAA family ATPase, giving the protein MKILAIRLKNLASLAGEQVIDFTTEPLASAGLFAITGPTGAGKSTILDALCLALFGSTPRLDSVSPLNKVPDVEAEIGGGDERNLLRRGCGAGFAEVDFVGVDGHRYRARWEVKRAREKVDGRLQASSQSLTDLDSGTLLASGKKREFKELLEARLGLTLAQFTRAVLLAQSEFSAFLKADDNERGTLLEKLTDTGLYSRLGQAAFEAAKQAKESLTRLEQQAGGLQPLEPEQRDVLEREHQAQLEELKKLQQQLKELEAQRQWLSELQRLENEREAARQQLQDAEDERESLTAARRILDLFELLAPQRHRFLRQQELEPLLGKAAESLTRLQHEAQSLQQRLDSLQRQCEAAGNDLRAAEQARQTAEPRLAQARREEERLSHLNADLASIREESAQADAAASAGEATLKQLGDQQQRAAEQLATLTQQLETSAALQPLCVAWGGYRPRLQQAVQLAARLQQGQSELPALQAQAEAAESQQSLAREALDNLQRERDSELGLAEQLAGLHRQLDEWRQAERETDALQQLWAQQLTLTASQHELSNANSRQQAELDSLVPLGKQVRNDRDAAEQALKVTLALLERQRLARSENVEALRASLVPGEPCPVCGSDEHPWQQTDALVASLDRHDDSEAAHAQQALQEQDQRLQELRDRHVALSTQLRQTQQRQSEVELQLQALAPRLLALPVHTRLLEQPEAERSQWLETQLTNLKDQIASASQRQQQLLALQQRSETLQQAWQAAREACVEATQQLARQRDALARDSQQLDEELLAFAELLPVEQLQRWRENPAQTFMQLDASIATRLQQLQAQTELAEELRQCEQRRSDEQLQQRHRQEKQASCSARLSEREKLLLACQQALRTSLGEQSSASAWQQQLDAAIQTARQAQTAIDQQLNESKLGLTRLHSEQQNCRQRHAELAQERDALNAELASWRADHPQLDDASLAQLLHMDDQLIAEARQRLRENSDSLTRCRERLDGCLNRLNLHKQQQSDAPDTEQLQQRYAEQLQQCEQADQRCAETRAQLIDDDKRRSQSQALLTQIDAARAEHQRWGRIAALIGSSDGGAFRKIAQAYNLDLLVQHANVQLRQLARRYRLKRGGSPLGLLVLDTEMGDELRSVHSLSGGETFLVSLALALGLASMASSKLKIESLFIDEGFGSLDPESLQIAMDALDSLQAQGRKVAVISHVAEMHERIPVQIRVRRQGNGQSDLQIVGGPS; this is encoded by the coding sequence ATGAAAATCCTCGCCATCCGTCTGAAGAACCTGGCCTCACTGGCCGGCGAACAGGTCATCGACTTCACCACCGAACCGCTGGCCAGCGCTGGCCTGTTCGCCATCACCGGGCCGACGGGGGCCGGCAAGAGCACCATTCTCGACGCCCTGTGCCTGGCGCTCTTCGGCAGCACACCGCGGCTCGACAGCGTCTCCCCGCTGAACAAGGTCCCCGACGTCGAAGCCGAGATCGGCGGTGGCGACGAACGCAATCTGCTGCGCCGCGGTTGTGGTGCAGGGTTCGCCGAGGTGGATTTCGTCGGCGTCGACGGCCACCGCTACCGCGCCCGCTGGGAGGTCAAGCGCGCCCGCGAAAAGGTCGACGGCCGCCTGCAGGCCAGCAGCCAAAGCCTTACGGATCTCGACAGTGGCACACTCCTGGCCAGCGGCAAGAAGCGCGAATTCAAGGAGCTGCTCGAAGCCCGCCTGGGGCTGACGCTGGCGCAGTTCACCCGCGCCGTGCTGCTGGCGCAGAGCGAGTTTTCCGCCTTCCTCAAGGCCGACGACAACGAGCGCGGCACGCTGCTGGAAAAGCTCACCGACACCGGTCTCTACAGCCGACTCGGCCAGGCTGCCTTCGAGGCCGCCAAGCAGGCGAAGGAAAGCCTCACCCGCCTGGAACAGCAGGCTGGCGGCTTGCAGCCGCTGGAACCCGAGCAGCGTGACGTACTGGAGCGCGAACATCAGGCCCAGCTCGAAGAATTGAAGAAGCTGCAACAGCAGCTCAAGGAACTGGAAGCCCAGCGGCAATGGCTCAGCGAACTGCAGCGCCTGGAAAACGAGCGCGAAGCGGCACGCCAGCAGCTGCAGGACGCCGAAGACGAGCGTGAAAGCCTGACCGCGGCCCGCCGTATCCTCGACCTGTTCGAACTGCTCGCGCCGCAGCGCCATCGTTTTCTGCGTCAGCAGGAACTCGAACCCCTGCTCGGCAAGGCCGCCGAAAGTCTCACTCGCCTGCAGCACGAGGCGCAAAGCCTGCAGCAACGTCTCGACAGCTTGCAGAGGCAGTGCGAAGCCGCTGGCAACGACCTGCGCGCAGCCGAACAGGCGCGGCAGACGGCCGAGCCGAGGCTTGCACAAGCGCGCCGCGAAGAGGAGCGCCTCAGCCATCTGAACGCCGACCTCGCCTCGATCCGCGAAGAAAGCGCCCAGGCCGATGCCGCGGCCAGCGCCGGCGAGGCAACGCTCAAGCAGCTCGGCGATCAGCAACAGCGCGCCGCCGAACAGCTGGCGACGCTGACGCAGCAACTCGAGACCAGCGCAGCGCTGCAACCGCTCTGTGTCGCCTGGGGTGGCTACCGCCCGCGCTTGCAACAGGCGGTTCAGCTGGCAGCACGCTTGCAGCAGGGTCAGAGCGAACTCCCCGCGCTGCAAGCGCAGGCTGAGGCCGCGGAGTCGCAGCAAAGCCTGGCACGCGAGGCGCTGGATAATCTGCAACGCGAGCGCGACAGCGAACTCGGGCTGGCCGAACAGCTGGCCGGTCTGCACCGACAACTCGATGAATGGCGCCAGGCCGAGCGCGAAACCGATGCGCTGCAACAGCTCTGGGCGCAGCAGCTGACGCTCACCGCCAGCCAGCACGAACTGAGCAACGCCAACAGTCGCCAGCAGGCCGAACTGGACAGCCTGGTGCCGCTGGGCAAACAGGTCCGCAATGATCGCGACGCTGCCGAGCAGGCGCTCAAGGTCACCCTTGCCCTGCTCGAACGCCAACGTCTGGCACGCAGCGAGAATGTCGAAGCGCTGCGCGCGTCGCTGGTCCCGGGCGAGCCCTGCCCGGTCTGCGGCAGCGACGAGCATCCCTGGCAGCAGACCGACGCGCTGGTCGCCAGTCTCGATCGCCACGACGACAGCGAGGCCGCGCACGCGCAGCAGGCGCTACAGGAACAGGACCAGCGCCTGCAGGAGCTGCGTGACCGCCACGTCGCGCTCAGCACGCAGTTGCGTCAGACGCAACAACGCCAGAGCGAAGTCGAGCTGCAGCTGCAGGCCCTAGCACCGCGCCTGCTCGCCCTGCCCGTCCACACGCGATTGCTTGAGCAGCCGGAAGCCGAGCGTTCGCAATGGCTGGAAACGCAGCTGACCAATCTCAAAGACCAGATCGCCAGCGCCAGCCAGCGTCAGCAGCAGTTGCTCGCCCTACAACAGCGCAGCGAAACCCTGCAGCAGGCCTGGCAGGCCGCGCGCGAAGCCTGTGTCGAGGCGACGCAGCAACTCGCCCGCCAGCGCGACGCCCTTGCCCGCGACAGCCAACAGCTCGACGAGGAATTGCTGGCCTTTGCCGAGCTGCTGCCCGTCGAACAGCTGCAGCGCTGGCGCGAAAACCCGGCGCAGACCTTTATGCAGCTGGACGCCAGCATCGCCACGCGACTGCAGCAACTGCAGGCGCAAACCGAGCTCGCCGAGGAGCTGCGCCAGTGCGAGCAGCGCCGCAGCGACGAGCAGTTGCAACAACGCCATCGTCAGGAGAAACAGGCTAGCTGCAGCGCACGACTGAGCGAGCGCGAGAAACTGCTGCTGGCCTGCCAGCAGGCGCTGCGTACCAGCCTTGGCGAGCAAAGCAGCGCCAGCGCCTGGCAACAGCAGCTAGATGCGGCAATCCAGACCGCCCGCCAGGCGCAGACCGCGATCGATCAGCAGCTCAACGAGAGCAAGCTCGGCCTGACGCGCTTGCACAGCGAGCAGCAGAACTGCCGCCAGCGCCATGCCGAACTGGCGCAGGAACGCGATGCGCTGAACGCCGAACTGGCAAGCTGGCGCGCCGACCATCCGCAGCTGGACGACGCCAGTCTCGCCCAGCTGCTGCATATGGACGACCAGCTGATCGCCGAGGCGCGCCAGCGTTTGCGAGAGAACAGCGACAGCCTGACCCGCTGTCGCGAGCGTCTCGACGGTTGCCTCAACCGCCTGAACCTGCACAAACAGCAGCAGAGCGACGCCCCGGATACCGAGCAGCTGCAACAGCGCTATGCCGAGCAGCTGCAGCAGTGCGAGCAGGCCGATCAACGCTGCGCGGAAACCCGCGCCCAGCTGATCGACGACGACAAACGCCGCAGTCAGAGCCAGGCGCTGCTCACCCAGATCGACGCGGCGCGGGCCGAGCATCAGCGCTGGGGGCGTATCGCCGCGCTGATCGGTTCCAGCGACGGCGGCGCCTTCCGCAAGATCGCCCAGGCCTACAACCTCGACCTGCTGGTGCAGCACGCCAACGTGCAGCTGCGCCAACTGGCGCGGCGCTATCGGCTCAAGCGCGGCGGCAGCCCGCTGGGGTTGCTGGTGCTGGATACCGAAATGGGTGACGAACTGCGCTCGGTGCATTCGCTGTCCGGCGGCGAGACCTTCCTCGTTTCGCTGGCCCTGGCGCTGGGCCTGGCATCGATGGCGTCGAGCAAGCTGAAGATCGAATCGCTGTTCATCGACGAAGGCTTCGGCAGCCTCGACCCCGAGTCGCTGCAGATCGCCATGGACGCGCTGGATTCGCTGCAGGCCCAAGGCCGCAAGGTGGCGGTGATCAGTCACGTCGCGGAGATGCACGAGCGCATTCCGGTGCAGATCCGTGTACGGCGTCAGGGCAATGGGCAAAGCGATCTGCAGATTGTCGGGGGGCCTTCATAA
- the nusB gene encoding transcription antitermination factor NusB has translation MSLNHDDSQDAPQPKAKGKIATRRVARSLAMQALYQWHMAGQSLNEIEAQFRVDNDFSGVDGSYFHELLTGVARSKSEVDGAIAPNLDRPLDELDPVELAILRLSTYELMQRIDVPYRVVINEGIELAKVYGATDGHKFVNGVLDKLAPTLRSAEVRNHKR, from the coding sequence GTGAGCCTGAATCACGACGATAGCCAGGACGCTCCGCAGCCCAAGGCCAAGGGCAAGATCGCCACGCGCCGGGTTGCCCGCAGCCTGGCGATGCAGGCGCTGTATCAGTGGCACATGGCCGGTCAGAGCCTCAACGAAATCGAGGCGCAGTTTCGCGTCGACAACGATTTCTCCGGCGTTGATGGCAGCTACTTCCATGAGCTGCTGACCGGTGTCGCGCGCAGCAAAAGCGAAGTCGACGGTGCCATCGCGCCGAATCTCGACCGTCCGCTGGACGAGCTCGATCCGGTGGAGCTGGCGATCCTGCGGTTGTCCACCTACGAGCTGATGCAGCGCATCGACGTGCCTTACCGCGTGGTCATCAACGAAGGCATCGAGCTGGCCAAGGTCTATGGCGCCACCGACGGGCACAAGTTCGTCAACGGCGTGCTGGACAAGCTGGCCCCCACGCTGCGCAGCGCCGAAGTGCGCAACCACAAGCGCTGA
- the ribE gene encoding 6,7-dimethyl-8-ribityllumazine synthase, protein MPLKTIEGTFIAPQGKYALVVGRFNSFVVESLVSGAVDALVRHGVSENDITIIRAPGAFEIPLVAQKVAQQGEYDAIVALGAVIRGGTPHFEYVAGECTKGLAQVSMEFGVPVAFGVLTVDSIEQAIERSGTKAGNKGAEAALSALEMVSLLSQLEAK, encoded by the coding sequence ATGCCCCTGAAGACCATCGAAGGAACCTTCATCGCCCCGCAGGGCAAATACGCCCTGGTCGTAGGCCGCTTCAACAGTTTCGTCGTCGAGAGCCTGGTCAGCGGCGCGGTCGACGCGCTGGTTCGCCACGGCGTCAGCGAGAACGACATCACCATCATCCGCGCACCGGGTGCCTTCGAGATTCCGCTGGTCGCGCAGAAGGTTGCCCAGCAGGGTGAATACGACGCCATCGTCGCCCTCGGCGCGGTCATTCGTGGCGGCACGCCGCATTTCGAATACGTCGCCGGTGAGTGCACCAAGGGCCTGGCCCAGGTCTCCATGGAATTCGGTGTACCGGTCGCCTTCGGCGTACTGACCGTCGATTCCATCGAACAGGCCATCGAGCGTTCCGGCACCAAGGCCGGCAACAAGGGCGCCGAAGCCGCACTTTCCGCACTGGAAATGGTGAGCCTGCTGTCGCAGCTGGAGGCGAAGTGA